Part of the Propioniciclava sp. MC1595 genome is shown below.
CGAACACGGACTGGACGAGCGCGCTCGCCTCGCCCTCACGCAGCCGGGCGTGCTCGGACGCGACGGCGAACGCCAGCAGCACACGGCGTCCGCGCGGGCCGGCCAGCAGGTCGGGGGTGGTCAGCATGGGGCCATCATCCCAGCGGTGCTGCCGGGCCGCGGCTCAGCGGGGGTAGAGCACCACCTGGGCGGCCTTGACCACCAGCCACACCGACCGGCCGGGCACGATCCCCTCGTCGACGGACGCCGCGAGCGTCAGGTCGGCCGCCACCGGGCTGCCGTCGGCCAGGTGGGCGGTAAGGCGGACCAGGGAACCCCGGGGCTCGATGCCGGCCACGGTGGCCCGCAGGTGGTTGCGCGGGCTGCCCGACGGCTCGGTCGTGTGCACGGCGACGGCCGCGGGCACGAAGGAGGCGATGGCGGCGCGACCCTCGACGAGGCCGTCCTGGGCGACCCCGACCACGCGCTCTTTGCCGGGCAACAGGATCGCGTCGGCGCCGGAGGCCACCCCGGCCAGCAGGTTCACCCCGACCAGGTCGGCGACGAACGGCGACCGCGGCCGGGCGAGCAGGTCGGCTACGGGCCCGGTGTCGGCCACGCGCCCGCCCTGGACGACGGCGAGCTCGTCGGCCAGGGCCAGGGCGTCGACGGCGTCGTGGGTGACCAGCAGGGCCGTGCGCCCCTCGTCGCGGATCCGCTGCCGGAGCAGCGACCGGATCGCCGGCGCCACCGACACGTCGAGTGCCGCGAGGGGTTCGTCGAGCAGGACCAGGCGCGGGTCGGGGGCCAGGGCCCGGGCGATCGCGATGCGCTGGGCCTGGCCGCCCGAGACCTCCCAGGCGCGGGCCGGGGCGAGGTGGCCGCAGCCGACGGCGTCCAGTTCGGCCTGGGCGCGCTCGTGCGCCTCACTGGCCCGGACGCCGCCGGCCCGCAGCCCGAAGGCCGCGTTCTCGAGCACGCTCAGGTGCTCGAAGAGCAGGGGGCGCTGCTCGAGCACCGCGATGCGGCGCCGGTGGACGGGCACGTGCGTCCCGGTGCCCGAGACGATCGTGCCGTCGATCGTGACGGTGCCCGCGTCGGGGCGGAGCTGCCCGCCGACGAGCTGGAGGATGGACGACTTGCCCGCACCGTTGGGCCCGACGAGGGCGACGACCGTGCCGGGCGCGACGGCCAGGTCGGCGTCGAGTCCGCGCGCCGCGACCCGCGCGCGGACCTCGACGGCGCTCACGACGCCCTCCGGCGGACGGTGCGGCGGGAGAACCAGCCGGTGACGGCGACGGTCAGCGCGGCGACGACGATGAGCACCAGCGCGAGGGCCAGGGCGGCGTCGGTGTCGAGCTCGCGCAGCATGTAGATCTCCAGCGGCAGGGTGCGGGTGACGCCCTGCAGCGACCCGGCGAAGGTGATCGTGGCCCCGAACTCGCCCAGCGCGCGGGCGAAGGTGAGCGCGCCGCCGGAGGCGATCGACGGCGCGAGCAGGGGCAGCGTCACGCGGCGGAGCGTGTAGGTGGGGGACGCCCCCAGCGTGGCCGCCGCCCCCTCGACGCCGCTGCCCGAGGCGCGTAGCGCGCCCTCGACGGAGGTGACCAGGAAGGGCATCGCCACGAACACCTGGGCCATGACGACGGCGACGGTCGAGAAGCCGAGCTCGATGCCGAGGACCGAGAGGGGGGCACCCAGCACGCCGCGGCGTCCGAACGTGATGAGCAGGGCGAGGCCCGACACGACCGGGGGCAGCACCATGGGGATGGTCACCAGCGTGCGCACGACCCCGGCCAGGCGCCCGTCGGAGCGGGCGAGCACGAGCGCGAGCGGCAGCCCGATCACCAGGGCGATGGCCGTGGCGACGATGCAGGTGAGGAGGCTGAGGCCGAGGGCGTCCAGCGACGAGCGGGTGGTCAGGAGGGCGGGCACCTCGGCCCAGGGCACCCGGACCGCGATGCCGAGCAGCGGCACCGTCAGGAACAGCACCGCCAGCACGGCGGGGACGTACAGCCATCCCGGCAGTCCGGGCCCGCCGCGGGTGGGGGTGGGCAGGGTCATGGGGTGCCGAAGCCGTAGGAGGCCAGCACGGCCTGACCTCGGTCGCTGAGCACGAGGTCGATGAACGCCCGCGCCGCCTCGGCATGCGGGGCATCGGTCACGATCGCCATGGGGTACCGGGTGGCGAGCTTTTTCTCGGGGTCGACCGCGATGGTCTCCACGGCGTCGCCGGCGGCCTTGGCGTCGGTGGCGAACACGATGCCCGCGTCGGCCTCACCCGAGGACACCTTGCCCCGCACGTCGGTGACCTTCTGCTCCTCCGACACGGGCTTCAGGGTGACCCCGGCGGCCTCGGCGATCTCCAGGGCGGTGGCGCCACACGGCACGGCGGGGGCGCAGACGACCAGCCTGGTGCCGTCCAGGGAGGGGTCGACGCCGGTGACCTGGGCGGGGTTGCCCTTCGGCACGATCAGCACGCCCGAGTTGGTGGCGAAGATCGTCGGGGCGGGTGCCACCATGCCGGCCTCGGTGGCCTTGGCCATGTTCGCCTCGTCTGCGGTCGCCAGCACGTCGGCCGGAGCGCCCCCCTTGATCTGGTCGACCAGGGTCGGCGACCCGTCGAAGTTGAGGGTGACGTCGAGGTTCGGGTCGAGCTCGGCGATCTCGGTGAACGCGGCCGTCAGCGACGCAG
Proteins encoded:
- a CDS encoding ABC transporter ATP-binding protein — its product is MSAVEVRARVAARGLDADLAVAPGTVVALVGPNGAGKSSILQLVGGQLRPDAGTVTIDGTIVSGTGTHVPVHRRRIAVLEQRPLLFEHLSVLENAAFGLRAGGVRASEAHERAQAELDAVGCGHLAPARAWEVSGGQAQRIAIARALAPDPRLVLLDEPLAALDVSVAPAIRSLLRQRIRDEGRTALLVTHDAVDALALADELAVVQGGRVADTGPVADLLARPRSPFVADLVGVNLLAGVASGADAILLPGKERVVGVAQDGLVEGRAAIASFVPAAVAVHTTEPSGSPRNHLRATVAGIEPRGSLVRLTAHLADGSPVAADLTLAASVDEGIVPGRSVWLVVKAAQVVLYPR
- a CDS encoding ABC transporter permease codes for the protein MTLPTPTRGGPGLPGWLYVPAVLAVLFLTVPLLGIAVRVPWAEVPALLTTRSSLDALGLSLLTCIVATAIALVIGLPLALVLARSDGRLAGVVRTLVTIPMVLPPVVSGLALLITFGRRGVLGAPLSVLGIELGFSTVAVVMAQVFVAMPFLVTSVEGALRASGSGVEGAAATLGASPTYTLRRVTLPLLAPSIASGGALTFARALGEFGATITFAGSLQGVTRTLPLEIYMLRELDTDAALALALVLIVVAALTVAVTGWFSRRTVRRRAS
- the modA gene encoding molybdate ABC transporter substrate-binding protein, with the translated sequence MVAGTLVLGGCAAAPAASGPATAPTPPAGQPQQVTVFAAASLTAAFTEIAELDPNLDVTLNFDGSPTLVDQIKGGAPADVLATADEANMAKATEAGMVAPAPTIFATNSGVLIVPKGNPAQVTGVDPSLDGTRLVVCAPAVPCGATALEIAEAAGVTLKPVSEEQKVTDVRGKVSSGEADAGIVFATDAKAAGDAVETIAVDPEKKLATRYPMAIVTDAPHAEAARAFIDLVLSDRGQAVLASYGFGTP